Genomic window (Desulforapulum autotrophicum HRM2):
CAGCTGCATCAACATCGGCAGCGTTCAAATCTTCCATCTTCAAGGTCGCGATCTCAACAAGCTGGTCATGGGTCACCTTTCCAACCTTGTCCCGGTTAGGGACACCAGAACCCTTGCTGATTTTTGCTGCCCTTTTCAAAAGCATGGAGGCCGGGGGGGTCTTTGTGATAAAGGTAAACGATCTGTCTTGGTATACGGTTATAACAACAGGAATTATGGAACCTGCGTCATTGGCTGTCCTGGCATTAAAGGCCTTGCAGAAATCCATGATGTTCACACCGTGCTGACCCAGTGCAGGTCCAATTGGCGGTGATGGATTTGCCTTACCAGCCTCTACCTGAAGTTTGATCAGCGCCATTACTTTTTTTGCCATCTTATTTACTCCTGACACTCACTTTAAAGTTTCGTAATTTAAATCTTTGTGACCTGGACAAAGTCAAGTTCAACAGGTGTTGCCCGCCCGAAGATACTGACAAGGACCCGAACCTTTCCCTTGTCGGGATTCGACTCTTCTACCGTTCCGTTAAAGTTGGTAAACGGCCCGTCAGTCACCCGTACATCATCACCCGGTTCAAAATAATATTTGGGCTGGGGTTTATTTTTACCCTGCTCCATTCGCTCAACAATGGCTGCGGCTTCTGCATCGGAAATGGGAGCCGGTTTGTTCTTGCCGCCCAGAAACCCAGTCACTTTTGGCGTGGAATTAACAATATGCCAGGTCTCATCGTTCAAGGACATGCGCACAAGAATATAACCCGGGTAAAACTTACGTGAGGATTCCCGCTTTTTCCCATTGACAAGTTCCACAACGTGCTCAGTCGGAACCAGAATCTCATCAAAACTGTCAGCACATCCGGAGTTGGCAACCTTGTCTTCCAAGGCAAGCTTGACCTTATGTTCAAACCCTGAATAGACGTGAACCACATACCATTTAAGAGACACTATCTACTCCCCATTTATGCAAGAACAACCTGCACCAACTTTGAAAGACCAAAATCGACCAGGCCAAGAAATGCAGCAAGAATAAACACGAGGATAATTACAACCACCGTTGAACCGGCAGTCTGTTTCTGATTTGGCCAGGTAACCTTTTTAAGTTCAACTCGGACCTCGCGAAAAAAACGAACTGCCTGGTGGTAAAAATTTTCTCGTCCGGCTACAACGTTTGTCAGAGGGGGTGTCTTTGACTTTAACACCTGGGGTGCTGGTTTCACACGAAGCTCAGTACCCTTATCCCCGCTCACCCGTTCCAGATCCTGATCTTCCTGTACCCTGGCTTTGCTTTTATCTGTTGTCACCTTCTTCTTTTGCAACCGTGCCATAACTCTCCTGGATCTGCCTACCCTGTCAGCCTAAAGGCTGCGTTTTAAAAAATGATGGCAGGTCAGGAGGGAGTCGAACCCCCAGCATCCGGATTTGGAGTCCGGCGCTCTACCAATTAGAGCTACTGACCTGCATCAAACTGCAGACATTACATCGGCATGATTCTGCCCGTAAGATTTTACTTGCGCGTCTCTTTATGGGTCACGTGTTTCTTACAGAACCTGCAGTATTTTTCAAACTCAAGCTTATCAGGAGTTATACGCTTATTCTTTGTCGTTGTGTAGTTTCTTCTTTTGCACTCTGTACATGCAAGAGTCACGTTTACTCTGGGCACTTGAAACTCCTTGAATTATTATTCTATTATTTCTCCAATAACACCTGCGCCTACCGTTCGTCCGCCTTCCCTGATGGCAAAGCGCAACTCTTTTTCCATGGCAATGGGTGCTATGAGTTCAGCTGTAATGGCTGCATTATCCCCGGGCATGATCATCTCCACCCCTTCGGGCAGGGACAAGACCCCGGTAACATCAGTGGTCCTGAAAAAAAACTGTGGTCGATAGCCGCTGAAAAACGGTGTATGACGCCCCCCTTCCTCTTTGCTCAGACAATAAATCTCTGCCTTGAACTTCGTGTGAGGAGTGATAGTACCGGGTTTTGCGACAACCTGACCCCTTTCAACAGCATCCCGTTTGGTTCCCCTGAGAAGCAGCCCGACATTATCACCGGCCCTGCCCTCATCCAGAAGTTTTCTGAACATCTCAACGCCGGTACAGATGGTCTTTGTTGTATCGCGGATGCCGACGAGCTCAACCTCTTCACCTGTCTTGATGATGCCGCGGTCGATTCTTCCTGTAACAACGGTTCCGCGTCCAGAAATCGAAAAAACATCTTCAATGGGCATGAGAAAATCTTTATCAGTGTCCCGAACAGGTTCTTTTACATACTCATCAAGTACGTCCAGCAACTTAAGTATGGGCTCAGCCGCAGGATCATCCGAAGTATCTGCCTCAAGGGCCTTAAGGGCGCTCCCCCTGACAATGGGCGTATCATCCCCTGGAAATTCATACTTTGTCAGTAGTTCCTGAAGTTCCATTTCAACAAGCTCAATGAGTTCTTCATCATCAACCATATCACACTTGTTCAAAAAAACAACAATACTCGGGACACCCACCTGACGGGCCAGCAGAATATGCTCACGTGTCTGGGGCATGGGTCCATCATCAGCGCTGACAACAAGGATTGCACCGTCCATCTGGGCTGCGCCGGTAATCATGTTTTTGATGTAATCAGCATGTCCCGGGCAATCAACGTGGGCATAGTGGCGCTTGGCCGTCTCGTACTCCACATGGGCGGTGGAAATTGTAATACCCCGCTCTCGCTCTTCAGGGGCCTTATCAATCTCGTCAAAGGCGACAAATTTTCCAAACCCCCTAAGGGCGGCATGTTTGGTAATTGCTGCCGTAAGCGTTGTTTTTCCATGATCAATATGTCCAATGGTTCCGATATTGACATGGGGTTTTGTCCGCTCAAATTTTTCTTTTGCCATCTTTAATTTTCCTCCCGCCGGAAAGAATGGAGCCCATGAACGGATTCGAACCGTTGAACCTCTTCCTTACCAAGGAAGCGCTCTACCTACTGAGCTACATGGGCCTGATCTTTTAGCAGTTGTAATCACCTAACTGATTTGCATAGAAAGGATGGAGCGGGAGACGAGGCTCGAACTCGCGACATTCAGCTTGGAAGGCTGAAGCTCTACCAACTGAGCTACTCCCGCTCTAAATAAAGGGGAGCCATGCACGGCACACACCTTTTCTGAAGCTTCCATTCTATGCAGTACGCGACCCATCCTCAAGCAAGGACAAATCTCCTACATGAACTTTTTATGGTGGTGGGGGGAGGATTTGAACCTCCGAAGGCTTGGCCGTCAGATTTACAGTCTGATCCCTTTGACCACTCGGGAACCCCACCATTATTTTTTGGAGCCGATACCCCGAATCGAACGGAGGACATTCTCATTACAAGTGAGATGCTCTACCAACTGAGCTATATCGGCATCACCTGCCGGGAAGATCTAAACCCCTTCTCGACAAGACCGGCGAATAATAGCAGAGGATCCCTGGTTTATCAAGCCCTAAAAAACCATACCCACAAACAATTATGGGCCATTACGCTTCAAAAACCCAATCTAAGCTCTTTTTATGTCTGTTTTCGACTATTATCTGCATTTAACAGCGATTATGAAAAAAGGACAGTCGCCAAAGGTGCGTTTTACCAATAATGTGACGGATATTTACTTGACACCCCTATTTTAATTTTATATTCATGGACAAGTTAAACTGTTCCAGCCACTTCAACCCTATATCGGGACTATATATATTCCATGAAAAAAATTCAATCCCTTATCATAATACCATTTGTCATCATGGGCTGCCAATCAGCGCTTCAAAATCATTCTAATGTTGCCGATCCTGGAATCACGATGATTGAGCAGGAAACACCGTTTGAGTCGCCAACCTCGCGCAGGGGGCATACCCATGACCCAATAATTGCCACGGGTACTGCAGGCAAACGGACAGATTCAATCCGCAACTCCCTGAAAAAATCACCCAGATCAGTTGCTGCCCAGGAGAAAATTGATCAGGCGTTAGAACTGTGCAATTCTGCCCAGGCTCTCTGGGAAAAAGGTGAGCTTGAAAATGCCCTCACTGAACTTGATTCAGCCTATGCTGCTATCCTTGACCTTGACACCAATGCCCACCCCCTTTTCACCCAGCAGAAGGAAGATATCCGTTACATGATCTCCAAACGGATACTTGAGATCTATGCATCGAGGAACATCGTTGTCACGGGCAGCCACGATGCAATCCCCATTACCCTGAATGCGTACGTTCAAAAGGAAATCAATCTTCTCACTGGATCTGAAAGAAATTTTTTCATTCATTCCATGAAGCGGTCAGGCAGATATCAGCCCTTTATCGCCTCTGAGTTCAAAAAAGCCGGGATCCCCGAAGAGCTCTCATGGCTGCCCCTCATCGAAAGCGGATTCAGGGTTCGGGCCCTTTCCCCGGCCAGGGCATTGGGCCTGTGGCAGTTTATTCCCTCCACCGGATATAAATTTGGTCTCAAGCGGGACTACTATGTTGATGAACGACTCGATCCGGTCAAATCAACCCATGCCGCCATTGCATACCTCAAGGAGCTCCATGGGATGTTCGGAGACTGGGCAACCGTTCTTGCAGCATACAACTGCGGTGAAGGAAGGGTGCTAAGAATCATCAGGCAGCAGAACATCAACTACCTTGACAACTTCTGGGATCTTTACGAGAAACTACCAAGGGAAACATCCCGATATGTACCGCGTTTTCTTGCCACCATCCACATCCTCAAAAATCTTGATCAGTTCAAATTTGATGCCACTTGCCCTGCAGAGCCTTTTGAATTTGAAATATGCACCGTCAACAAGCAGCTTCGACTTAAAGATATTGCAAGGGAAATTCAAGTTGAGCCCAGCCTCCTCAAGGATCTGAACCCTGAACTCAGATATGCCCTTCTTCCACCCGAGGAGTACGAAGTAAGGATTCCAGCAGAAAAAGCGGGCCTGTTTCTTGCAAAATTAGACAGTATAAACTCCTCATTTACTCCGCCCACACGCTACGCCTACCACAAGGTCAGAAAAGGCGAAACCCTGTCTGGAATTGCAAAACGCTACCATACTTCCATTCACCAGCTGACTTTGATCAACAAAATCTCAAAAAAAACCGTAATTGTTTCAGGCAAGGTCCTCAAGGTTCCTAATTCCGACACGACTCCGACCCAGAAAACAGCCCATGGAATTGCCGCTACCCCCCCAAGTCAGACCGTAAAGTACATGGTGAGACAGGGGGATAACCTCTGGCTCATTGCCGGTCGCTACAAAACAACCACAAAGGCCATCATGGCTGCCAACAATCTCAGGAGCTCTGCCCTCACCATTGGACAGGAACTTAAGATCCCAGCCAAAAAAACCAGCACCCAACGTATTTCAACCCATTTTGTAAAATCTGGAGATAATCCCTTTACAATAGCTAAAAAATATAATATGACTCTCCATCGTCTGCTCTCGTTGAACCATCTTACGTCGAGAAGCAAGATTTACCCGGGCCAGAAACTTCTGGTCGAATAAGATATGCCCCCGTAGCTCAGTGGATAGAGCATTGGATTCCTAATCCATGTGCGCAAGTTCGATTCTTGCCGGGGGCACCAGTAAATACGAGGCTTTCAGATTTTAACTGAAGGCCTTTTTTTTTGGCCGGATTTAAGGCCAACGCAGACAGCCTTTAAAGGCTTTACATTAACCAAGGACTCTTCTGATATAGTAAGATGAAAACATCCCCTAAAAAACCAGAACTTCTTGCCCCGGCCGGGAACCTTGAAAAACTCGAGGTTGCCATTGAGTTTGGTGCAGATGCTGTCTACCTGGCAGGTAAAGCCTTCAGTCTCAGAAATTTTTCCGGCAACTTTACCGACCAGGAGCTGACACAGGCCGTTGACTTTGCCCACCACGCCGGAGTCAAGGTTTACCTTGCGTGCAACATTTATTCTCGTAACCCTGAACAGGCAGCCATTGTTGGCTTTCTTGAACGGATCGGTCACCTTAACCCGGATGCCGTAATCATTGCCGATCCCGGCATTATCGATCTGGCAGCAACTATTATCCCCGAAATCCCCATCCATTTGAGCACCCAGGCAAATACGACCAACTACAATGCGGTCAATTTCTGGGGGAAGGTGGGCGTCAAACGGGTCAACCTTGCCCGGGAACTGACCCTTACAGAAATACGGGAAATCAAGCAGCGTTCTGATCTTGAAATCGAAACCTTCATCCATGGGGCCATGTGTATCTCCTACTCGGGGCGCTGCCTGTTGAGCAGTTTTCTATCAGGCCGGGACAGCAATCAGGGGGCATGCACCCACCCCTGCCGGTGGAACTACTCTGTGGTGGAAGAACAACGCCCCGGACACTACCATTCACTCATGGAAGACGAACGGGGGTCATACCTCTTCAACTCAAAGGATCTGTGCATGCTCGACCACATCCCTGAGTTGATGGACGCCGGTATAGACTCACTTAAAATCGAAGGTCGAATGAAGGGAGTTAACTACCTTGCCTCGGTGGTAAAGGCCTATCGCATGGCCATTGACAGCTACTCGGCCGATCCTGCCCATTATTCCCTTGATCCAGAATGGACCCAGGAACTATCCCAGCTCTACCACCGCGGCTATTGCACAGGATTTTACTTTAATGATCCGAACCAGACCCTGCCCAATTATGACAACCTGCGAAAAGGGATGATCCATGGATTTATCGGCAGAATCGTCGATTCTCCTGGGAAAAGGCAAATCACCGTTGATGTCAGAAATAAAATTTCCCCCGGAGATACAATCGAGATCCTCACCCCCCAGGGAATAAACCCAAGCACCTTGATCACACAAATTCTTGACAAAAACATGTCCCCCATTGACCATGGCCAACCAAACACCCGATCTACCCTGGTAATCCAAATTGATGCCCCGTCAACGGGAATAATCAGAAAGGCAGATCCCAGTGATAACCGGACAGACCTTTGACGCAATACACCGCAATTTAAGTTGAAAATTTTATCCTTTTTAGTGTATGCTCAGTAAATTCGTTTTAACCATTCAGGAGACGCATCATGTTTGAAGACGATGAAACCCTGCAGATGTACATTGAAGAATCCCTTGAACATCTATCCGATATCGAGAGTGACCTCTTAACCATTGAAGAGGGTGGTGAAAACATAGATCTCGACATAGTAAACAATGTTTTCAGGGCGGCACATTCCATCAAGGGTGGTGCCGGCTTCATGGGGCTTACCACAGTCAAGGACCTGGCCCACAGCCTTGAAAATGTTCTGGATCTTATCAGAAACATGGCCCTTGTTCCAGATTCTGAACGAATCAGCGTACTGCTCAAGGGGTTTGACAGACTCGAAAACCTCATGAACAACATACAGTCAAGCAATGATCAGGATGTGTCAGAGCACATCAAGGCCCTGTCCGAAATTGCCCAGCCCTCTTCCGAAATTGCCCAGCCCTCTTCCGAAATTGCCCAGCCCTCTTCCGACAAAGAGAACCAGGACATAACACCGGTCATGGTGGACATCCATCTTCCGGATGGAAGAATTTTTTCCCAAGTTGACCAATCAGACATGGAACAGCGAAGGATGGAAGGCCAATTTATCTTTCTTGTGGAATACGACCTTATCAGCGATATCCACAATCGGAATAAAGCCCTCTCCAAAACCCTTGACACCCTTATAAAAACCGGAACCATTCTTGAATCAAGAATCGATTTCAATGCCGTGGGTACCCTTGCTGATGATTCACCATTTCACACAATCCCCCTTCAGATCCTTTATGCGTCCATTATAGAACCTGACATGGCTGAGACCCTGTTCGATCTACCTGCTGACAACATACACATCATTGACGACGACATGTTGGCAGATTCAAGCGCACCGATCCTTTCTGACCCCCAGGCAATGATATCCCGGCAAAAAACAGCACAGAAAAAAAAGGTCGTGCCAATTTCAAACAAGATCGAGAACCAATCTGTTTCTGCTCCAAAAGACCAGGCTCAGACGGTTGCAGCAGCGGGGGAGTCTCCGTCAAAAGTTACAGGTTCCCTCCGGGTCAACGTAAATCTTCTAGATACCCTCATGACCCTGGCAGGGGAACTGGTACTTAGCCGCAACCAGTTGGTACAGGGAATCAACTCATCCAACGCCAAGGCAACCGAACTTGCCAGCCAACGCATCGACATGATCACCTCTGAACTTCAGGAAACCATCATGCAGACGAGGATGCAGCCCATTTCAAGTATATTCACCAAATTCACCCGGGTGGTGAGGGACCTTTCACGGCAGCTTGAAAAATCCATAGACCTTGTGATCGAGGGAAAAGAGGTTGAGTTAGACAAGACAATCCTGGAATCCATAAATGATCCTTTAACCCACCTTGTTCGAAACTCAGTGGACCACGGCATTGAGACCCCGGATGAACGAACGGCATGCGGCAAGCCCCAGACAGGCCTCATAACCCTCAAGGCATTCCACGATGCAGGCCAGGTCAACATCGTAATTACAGATGACGGCAAGGGGCTGGACCCGGTCAAAATTGCCCACGCTGCAGTGACCAAAGGACTATTGAGCGAACAGCAGGTCATGGAGATGTCCGACAAAGAAAAAACAGACCTCATCCTCTTACCCGGCTTTTCAACGGCGGAACAAGTCACGGATGTTTCAGGCCGTGGGGTTGGAATGGATGTGGTTGTCACCAACCTTGAAAAACTCGGTGGCATCATTGAAATTGACTCGACTCCTGGCAAGGGGACCGTCATACAGATAAAACTGCCCCTGACTCTTGCCATCATTCCAAGCCAGATTATTTCAGTGGGCAAGGAAAAATATGCCGTTCCCCAGGTCAACCTCGACGAACTGCTACGCATTCCTGCGGCCAAGGTCAAGGAAAGGATAGAAAAAGTAGGAGACGCGGATGTGGTCCGCCTCAGGGGAAATCTTCTGCCCCTCCTGGACCTGGCTAAGGTTCTCGGCATTGAGAAAACCTTCGTCGATCCCCAGGACAAGACGGAACGCCCGGACCGGCGAAACACCATTTCCGACAGAAGGGGCACCCGTCTTAACGAATCAGGTCTCCCCATGGCCAAGGACACCCCGTCCCCCCCCCTTGACCGGCAGGGAGTTGATCGGCGGTTCCATGCGGCAAGCGCCATCAACATCGCCGTTGTTTCAGCAGGTTCCTACAAGTACGGACTTGTGGTGGACGAGCTCAAGGATTCAGAAGAGATCGTTGTAAAACCCCTTGGCCGACACATGAAACGGTGCGCAGGTTATGCCGGCGCCACCATCATGGGTGACGGCAGGGTCGCCCTTATCCTTGATGTGTCAAACCTTGCCCAGATGGCAGAACTGACCACAATGGCAGAGACGGAACGGGTTGCCAAAGCGGCAAGGGAGGCCCGTGCAGCCCAGAACATGGCCCAGGACAAGGCATCCCTGCTTTTGTTCAGAAATGCTGAAACAGAATATTTTGCAGCCCCATTGAACCTTGTGGAAAGAATTGAGAGAATTGCCTCTTCTGCCATTGAACATGTGGGCGGGAAAAAGGTAATTCAGTATCGGGGCGGGGCTCTTCCCCTTTACGAACTCTCCCAGGTGACCCAGGTGGGAAGTCTTCCCCAAAGGGATCAGCAGGAGGTGATTGTCTTCAAGGTAAAGGATCGTGAAATCGGGCTCATGGTCTGCCCACCCGTGGATGCCCTGGAGGTATTCCTCGATATTGACGATTCCACCCTCAAGCAGAAATGCATCAACGGCTCCATGATCATTGACGGCCACACCACCCTCCTTGTTGACATATTCGGAATTGTCAAAGAGCTGAATCCAGGCTGGTTCGTCGAAGAACAGACTGCCGCCGATGAAATGACCAAGGGCGGTCAGAAAGTAATTCTCTTTGCAGAAGACTCCGCCTTTTTTCGCAATCAGGTCAGAGGGTTCATGAACGAAGAGGGCTACAAGGTAATTACGGCTGAAGACGGGGCCATCGCCTGGGATCTGCTGAACAAGCACAAGGATGAAATCGACATCATCGTGACGGATCTGGAAATGCCCAACATGGACGGTTTTGAACTTACTGAACGGATCAAAAACCATCCAGAATTCTCCCATTATACCGTTATTGCGCTGACATCCCTTGCCAGTGACGCACACATTGCAAAGGGAGAAAAGGTGGGCATAGACACCTATGAGATCAAGCTTGACAGGGAAAATCTCATGAAGGTGATACGCAATTATCTAACCCTTTAACTCTCCCCTTGAATCGGGTACAGGATCGGCAGAAGTCCAGGAGTGAATCAACATGAAAGAAGCAGACAACACGGTAAAACCCCACAACATGGAACTTGCCACATTTTATGTGGGAAAGGCCCTGTGCGGCATTGATATCCTCAATATCCAGGAGATCAACAAACACTTTGATGTCACAACGGTTCCCCAGTCGGCAGACTATGTGGTGGGTGTACTCAACCTGAGGGGAAGGATTGTGACCATCCTGGATCTTGGCAGAAAGCTGGGTCTCTCCCAGATCGAAGATGGTGCAGGCAACCGCAACATCATTGTCCGTTCCCAGGAAGAGCACATCGGCCTGATGGTTGATTCCATAAGCGACGTGGTCAGTGTGGACATGGACAAAGTCGAACCATCTCCGTCCAATTTAAACGGCGTCAAGGGAAAATACTTCCAGGGTGTTCTCAAGACGGATTCAAGTCTGATCGGCATTCTTGATATAGAAGAAGTACTAAAGGAATAGATGGAAAGACTAGGAATTCTTGTGGTAGATGACACCATTGTATACAGAAAAATCATCGGCGATGCACTAAAGGAGATCCCAGGGGTCGAGATTGTGGGTACAGCCCACAACGGAAAAGTTGCCCTGTCCAAAATTAAAACCCTCAAACCGGGCCTTGTTACCCTGGACATTGAAATGCCCGAAATGAGTGGCATTGAGGTGCTGGAGGCCCTTCAGGCCATCCCGGATGCGCCCGTGGCTGTTATGCTCAGCACCCTCACCCACAGGGGAAGTGACATGACGATCAAGGCCCTGGAGCTTGGGGCCTTTGACTTTATCGGCAAGCCAGACTCAGGAACCATGGCCGAGAATATGGTAAAGATAAGGGCGGCCCTGGCACCGATCATTGCTGCATTCAGACGCCAGCAGCAGTTTCGAAGTATGATAGGAAAAAGACCGGCTCCAGGTGCAGTCCAGCCTCGGCCCAAAACAGTTTTCCCTGAAATATCCTCCCGGGCCCCCCTTGCACGAAACCGGGCAACCCTTTCCGAAATTGTAGGCATCGGTATTTCCACAGGGGGCCCAAACGCCCTTGCCCGGATGATGCCCATGCTCTCGCCCGACCTGAATGTCCCCATCCTCGTGGTTCAGCATATGCCGCCGATGTTTACCCAGTCCCTTGCAAAGAGTTTGAATGCAAAGTGCCGGCTTACGGTCAAGGAAGCCGCAAACGGTGATCCCCTTGTGCCCAACACCGTTTACATCGCCCCGGGTGGACGGCAGATGAAGATTATCGCGGGACCGGACGGCAAGAGCAGAAACATCAGAATAACGGATGATCCGCCTGAAAACTCCTGCAGACCCTCGGTGGACTATCTTTTCCGATCCATTGCCGAGCACTATGTGGGAAGGGCCACCGCTGTGATCATGACGGGGATGGGCTCCGACGGAACCCGGGGACTTGGCCTCATGAAAAAAAACGGTGCCATTGTTATTGCCCAGAACAAGGAGAGCTGTACGGTTTATGGAATGCCTAAGGAGCCCATTGAATCCGGATTGGCAGACGTTGTCGTCCCCCTGGATAAAATAGCCCACGAGATAACCCGAACCATAATCAGATGAGCAGCAGGGTCCAATGATCAAAATCACCCCACCGGAATTTGATGTTCTTGCCCGGCATATTTTAGAAATCTCAGGAATTTCCCTATCCAGGGGAAAAGAGTACCTTATGGAGACAAGGCTCAGTCCCCTTTTACAAGCCCTGGACTGCACCTCGTTTACGCAGTTCCACAAAAGAGTCAAGGCTGATCACAGGGGGGAAATAAACGAAAAAATCATCAATGCAATCTCCACCAACGAAACCTACTTTTTCAGGGACAAGTCCCCGTTTGAACTTTTCCAGTACAAAATTATACCCGATCTCATGGACAAAAGAACAAAGGCCAAGACCGCTCTCAAACCAAGCCTTCGCCTCTGGAGTGCGGCAAGCTCCACCGGCCAGGAGATTTACTCCATTGCCATGGCCTTGATTGAAATCGGCATAACACCTGCCAATTACAACATCCGGATGCTTGGAACAGACATCTCCGATGCAGCAGTGGCCCAGGCAAGCTATGGCTGGTACAACAAGTTTGAGATTGCCAGGGGGCTTGATCCAAATCGCCTCACCCGGTTTTTCAACGCTGACAAGGACGGTTGGCGGATCAAAGACGAAATTCGCTTCATGGCCCAGTTCAAGAAAATGAACCTCATGAAACCCTTTGTCGGGCTTGGTAAGTTTGATATCATTCTCTGCCGAAATGTCATGATCTACTTTACCCCGGAAGATCGCAAAAAAATTTACGCCAACATTGCCAGGGTACTTGAACCCGACGGATATCTGATCATCGGATCCACCGAATCCCTTGCCAATGAATGTGATCTTTTCACCCCCCACAGATACCTGAAATCGGTTTTTTACCAGTTCAGATAACCTGAAGCTAAAGGAATAATATGCCATGGCCGGTATTGATCCAAAAGAG
Coding sequences:
- a CDS encoding lytic transglycosylase domain-containing protein, coding for MGCQSALQNHSNVADPGITMIEQETPFESPTSRRGHTHDPIIATGTAGKRTDSIRNSLKKSPRSVAAQEKIDQALELCNSAQALWEKGELENALTELDSAYAAILDLDTNAHPLFTQQKEDIRYMISKRILEIYASRNIVVTGSHDAIPITLNAYVQKEINLLTGSERNFFIHSMKRSGRYQPFIASEFKKAGIPEELSWLPLIESGFRVRALSPARALGLWQFIPSTGYKFGLKRDYYVDERLDPVKSTHAAIAYLKELHGMFGDWATVLAAYNCGEGRVLRIIRQQNINYLDNFWDLYEKLPRETSRYVPRFLATIHILKNLDQFKFDATCPAEPFEFEICTVNKQLRLKDIAREIQVEPSLLKDLNPELRYALLPPEEYEVRIPAEKAGLFLAKLDSINSSFTPPTRYAYHKVRKGETLSGIAKRYHTSIHQLTLINKISKKTVIVSGKVLKVPNSDTTPTQKTAHGIAATPPSQTVKYMVRQGDNLWLIAGRYKTTTKAIMAANNLRSSALTIGQELKIPAKKTSTQRISTHFVKSGDNPFTIAKKYNMTLHRLLSLNHLTSRSKIYPGQKLLVE
- the nusG gene encoding transcription termination/antitermination protein NusG; translation: MSLKWYVVHVYSGFEHKVKLALEDKVANSGCADSFDEILVPTEHVVELVNGKKRESSRKFYPGYILVRMSLNDETWHIVNSTPKVTGFLGGKNKPAPISDAEAAAIVERMEQGKNKPQPKYYFEPGDDVRVTDGPFTNFNGTVEESNPDKGKVRVLVSIFGRATPVELDFVQVTKI
- the tuf gene encoding elongation factor Tu, which produces MAKEKFERTKPHVNIGTIGHIDHGKTTLTAAITKHAALRGFGKFVAFDEIDKAPEERERGITISTAHVEYETAKRHYAHVDCPGHADYIKNMITGAAQMDGAILVVSADDGPMPQTREHILLARQVGVPSIVVFLNKCDMVDDEELIELVEMELQELLTKYEFPGDDTPIVRGSALKALEADTSDDPAAEPILKLLDVLDEYVKEPVRDTDKDFLMPIEDVFSISGRGTVVTGRIDRGIIKTGEEVELVGIRDTTKTICTGVEMFRKLLDEGRAGDNVGLLLRGTKRDAVERGQVVAKPGTITPHTKFKAEIYCLSKEEGGRHTPFFSGYRPQFFFRTTDVTGVLSLPEGVEMIMPGDNAAITAELIAPIAMEKELRFAIREGGRTVGAGVIGEIIE
- the rpmG gene encoding 50S ribosomal protein L33, coding for MPRVNVTLACTECKRRNYTTTKNKRITPDKLEFEKYCRFCKKHVTHKETRK
- a CDS encoding peptidase U32 family protein; this encodes MKTSPKKPELLAPAGNLEKLEVAIEFGADAVYLAGKAFSLRNFSGNFTDQELTQAVDFAHHAGVKVYLACNIYSRNPEQAAIVGFLERIGHLNPDAVIIADPGIIDLAATIIPEIPIHLSTQANTTNYNAVNFWGKVGVKRVNLARELTLTEIREIKQRSDLEIETFIHGAMCISYSGRCLLSSFLSGRDSNQGACTHPCRWNYSVVEEQRPGHYHSLMEDERGSYLFNSKDLCMLDHIPELMDAGIDSLKIEGRMKGVNYLASVVKAYRMAIDSYSADPAHYSLDPEWTQELSQLYHRGYCTGFYFNDPNQTLPNYDNLRKGMIHGFIGRIVDSPGKRQITVDVRNKISPGDTIEILTPQGINPSTLITQILDKNMSPIDHGQPNTRSTLVIQIDAPSTGIIRKADPSDNRTDL
- the secE gene encoding preprotein translocase subunit SecE gives rise to the protein MARLQKKKVTTDKSKARVQEDQDLERVSGDKGTELRVKPAPQVLKSKTPPLTNVVAGRENFYHQAVRFFREVRVELKKVTWPNQKQTAGSTVVVIILVFILAAFLGLVDFGLSKLVQVVLA
- the rplK gene encoding 50S ribosomal protein L11 translates to MAKKVMALIKLQVEAGKANPSPPIGPALGQHGVNIMDFCKAFNARTANDAGSIIPVVITVYQDRSFTFITKTPPASMLLKRAAKISKGSGVPNRDKVGKVTHDQLVEIATLKMEDLNAADVDAAVSIIAGTARSMGIEVV